The window TTATGCTGATCGGCCTTTACCCATTGGAGAGGGACAAACCATATCTCAGCCTTATATCGTTGCCTTAATGACCCAGATACTGGATGTGAGGCATGGTCAAAAGGTATTGGAAATCGGTACTGGTTCTGGTTATCAAGCGGCTGTTCTATCCGAATTGACCGACAAGGTATATTCCATCGAGATAAGAGAAGAATTAGCTGAAAAGGCTAAGTCCAGGTTAAGGGATTTGGGGTATAAAAATGTCCTGGTAAAGTTCGGGGACGGCTACTTTGGATGGGAAGAACATGCTCCTTTTGATGCTATCATTGTAACCTGTGCAGCAAATCATATTCCTCCTTCATTGATCAACCAGCTGAAACAAGGAGGGAAATT is drawn from Thermodesulfobacteriota bacterium and contains these coding sequences:
- a CDS encoding protein-L-isoaspartate(D-aspartate) O-methyltransferase, with product MRSFLIITFLLASLPIFAKDDPYIAARERMVERNLCGRDIVDKRVLAVMRKVPRHLFVDDSLKKMAYADRPLPIGEGQTISQPYIVALMTQILDVRHGQKVLEIGTGSGYQAAVLSELTDKVYSIEIREELAEKAKSRLRDLGYKNVLVKFGDGYFGWEEHAPFDAIIVTCAANHIPPSLINQLKQGGKLLIPLGSTTYYQTLTLITKVKGELEVKHLSGVVFVPMTGDALKKR